Proteins encoded together in one Telopea speciosissima isolate NSW1024214 ecotype Mountain lineage chromosome 4, Tspe_v1, whole genome shotgun sequence window:
- the LOC122659921 gene encoding pyruvate dehydrogenase (acetyl-transferring) kinase, mitochondrial-like: MAAKNLYENFSKALIDDVLRLGAMKQTGVSLRYMMEFGSNPTAKNLLISAQFLHKELPIRIARRAIELDSLPYGLSDKPAVLKVRDWYLDSFRDLRSFPTIKDTSDELDFTQMIKMIRVRHNNVVPMMALGVQQLKKDLKPKVVTEDLDEIHQFLDRFYMSRIGIRMLIGQHVVLHNPNPQPDRVGYIHTKMSPVEIARNASEDARAICLQEYGSAPDVNIYGDPNFTFMYVPTHLHLMLFELVKNSLRAVQERFMDSDKVAPPIRIIVADGIEDVTIKISDEGGGIPRSGLPKIFTYLYSTAKNPLDEQSDLGSTDGVTMAGYGYGLPISRLYARYFGGDLQIISMEGYGTDAYLHLSRLGDSQEPLP; encoded by the exons ATGGCGGCCAAGAACTTGTACGAGAATTTCTCTAAAGCTTTGATCGATGATGTACTCAGGTTGGGTGCCATGAAGCAGACTGGCGTGAGCTTGAGATACATGATGGAATTTGGCTCTAACCCCACTGCCAAAAACTTGCTTATCTCTGCTCAGTTCCTTCATAAAGAGTTACCCATAAGAATTGCAAGGAGAGCCATTGAGCTTGACAGCTTGCCTTATGGTTTGTCTGATAAACCTGCTGTTTTGAAG GTTCGAGATTGGTACTTGGATTCTTTCCGTGATCTTCGAAGCTTTCCGACCATCAAAGATACAAGTGATGAGTTGGATTTTACACAAATGATTAAAATGATCAGAGTGAGACACAACAATGTGGTTCCTATGATGGCTTTGGGTGTTCAACAACTGAAGAAAGACTTGAAGCCAAAGGTTGTGACAGAAGATCTTGATGAAATTCACCAGTTTCTTGATCGTTTTTACATGTCAAGAATTGGGATCCGCATGCTCATTG GGCAGCATGTGGTATTACACAATCCAAATCCACAACCTGATCGTGTAGGTTACATACATACCAAAATGTCTCCTGTGGAGATAGCACGAAATGCAAGTGAGGATGCCCGTGCTATTTGTTTGCAAGAGTATGGGAGTGCACCTGATGTTAACATCTATGGTGATCCCAACTTTACATTCAT GTATGTTCCAACACACTTGCATCTTATGTTATTTGAGTTGGTTAAGAATTCCTTGCGTGCTGTCCAAGAGCGGTTTATGGATTCAGACAAGGTTGCACCTCCCATTCGAATAATAGTTGCCGATGGAATTGAGGATGTTACGATAAAG ATCTCAGATGAAGGAGGTGGAATACCAAGAAGTGGCCTTCCAAAGATATTTACATATCTTTATAGTACAGCAAAAAACCCATTGGACGAGCAATCAGACCTTGGATCAACTGATGGGGTGACAATGGCTGGATATGGATATGGCCTTCCAATAAGTCGCTTGTATGCTCGATACTTTGGAGGTGATCTGCAAATTATTTCAATGGAAGGATATG